A stretch of the Clostridium fungisolvens genome encodes the following:
- a CDS encoding Dabb family protein — MIKHIVMWKLKDYAEGNDKQFNANEIKIRLESLKDKISEIGKIEVGINNNPANSYDVVLYSEFESYEDLDIYQKHPSHMEVAAFVGTVKDDRTCVDYEA, encoded by the coding sequence ATGATTAAACATATAGTTATGTGGAAGTTAAAGGATTATGCTGAAGGAAATGATAAGCAGTTTAATGCAAATGAGATTAAAATAAGGTTAGAGTCTTTAAAGGATAAGATCAGTGAGATTGGTAAAATAGAAGTTGGAATAAATAATAACCCAGCTAATTCTTATGATGTGGTTTTATATTCTGAATTTGAAAGCTATGAAGATTTAGATATATACCAAAAACATCCGTCACATATGGAGGTAGCAGCGTTTGTTGGTACTGTTAAAGACGATCGAACTTGTGTTGACTATGAAGCTTAA
- a CDS encoding asparaginase: MKKIAIVFNGGTISMKVDPRIKAAVPSLTGEEIMSMVTGIESFAEIESYTYSSLPGPHMTPEIMLDLSKYVQKLLSREDISGVVITHGTDSLEETAYLLDLTLDTEKPVVFTGAMRSGSELGYDGPSNLAASICTAISEEAKHRGVLVCFNGELNSAAEVTKANSMALNAFRTPNFGPIGIVDNNRVIFYRDVHKESFIDIDKITGEVTLLKCFAGMDSRLIDFSVASGDKGIVIEAMGRGNIPPAMVDGIKRAIDKGVVVVVVSRCFEGRVYDSYGYHGGGKELRNLGVVFGDNMPGQKARIKLLTALSYTSDFEYIKCLFERDLYK; this comes from the coding sequence ATGAAAAAGATAGCAATAGTTTTTAATGGTGGAACAATATCAATGAAGGTGGATCCTAGAATAAAAGCAGCAGTTCCGAGTCTTACTGGTGAAGAAATAATGTCAATGGTTACAGGAATTGAAAGTTTTGCGGAAATTGAATCATACACATATTCAAGTCTGCCAGGACCACATATGACTCCAGAAATAATGCTTGATCTTTCAAAGTATGTGCAAAAGCTGCTTTCAAGGGAAGATATAAGTGGAGTTGTAATTACACACGGGACAGACTCTCTAGAAGAAACTGCTTATCTTCTAGATTTGACATTGGATACAGAAAAACCAGTTGTATTTACAGGAGCAATGAGAAGTGGATCTGAATTAGGTTACGACGGTCCTTCAAATCTTGCAGCATCAATTTGTACTGCTATTTCTGAAGAAGCTAAGCATCGAGGTGTTTTAGTGTGTTTCAATGGTGAACTCAACAGTGCAGCAGAAGTTACAAAAGCTAATTCAATGGCTCTTAATGCATTTAGAACACCTAACTTTGGTCCTATCGGTATAGTAGATAACAATCGTGTTATATTCTATAGAGATGTTCATAAGGAAAGCTTCATAGATATTGATAAAATAACTGGCGAAGTAACTTTACTTAAATGCTTTGCTGGAATGGACTCTAGATTAATTGATTTTTCAGTAGCAAGTGGAGATAAAGGAATAGTAATTGAAGCTATGGGAAGGGGAAATATTCCTCCAGCAATGGTAGATGGAATAAAAAGAGCAATAGACAAGGGCGTTGTGGTAGTTGTGGTTTCAAGATGTTTCGAAGGAAGAGTTTATGATTCTTATGGATATCATGGTGGTGGAAAAGAGCTTAGAAATTTAGGGGTAGTTTTTGGAGATAATATGCCAGGTCAAAAAGCTAGGATTAAATTGCTTACTGCTTTAAGCTATACATCTGATTTCGAGTATATAAAATGTTTGTTTGAAAGAGATTTGTATAAATAA
- a CDS encoding NCS2 family permease, translated as MQNLKAKQRKLAILDNKNVDYKKEILAGITTFLAMAYIIAVNPDILSKSGMPVGALVTATCLSAGLTSIFMGVYANLPIGLASGMGLNAFFAFTVCGKYGISWPVALTAVFVEGLIFIILSLFSVREAVVNAIPRNMKLAVTGGIGLFIAFIGMLNSGLVVQDQSTTVALGRFTTPSVAITCLGILIIVILEKKKVKGAMLWGILGGTLVAWAYALYDTQGAAAFGIYLPNGIFKFESLTPIAGKVDFSFLSNSANIFTFIGVVLTFLFVDFFDTVGTLVGVATRANLVDKEGKVPNAGRALLVDAVGTTGGALMGVSAITAYIESATGIEEGGRTGFTAIVTGVLFLLAMFLSPIFIAIPSCATAPALIYVGYLMMGTVKEIDFSDITEAVPAFLTISMMPFTYSIGDGLMIGILSYVIINVISNLISKDKKKISAVMYLLAVIFVLKLVL; from the coding sequence ATGCAAAATCTAAAAGCTAAACAAAGAAAACTAGCAATACTGGATAACAAAAATGTAGACTATAAGAAAGAAATACTAGCAGGTATTACTACTTTCTTAGCTATGGCCTACATAATAGCAGTTAATCCTGATATACTAAGTAAATCAGGAATGCCAGTTGGTGCTCTAGTAACAGCTACCTGTTTATCAGCAGGGCTAACTTCGATATTTATGGGTGTCTACGCCAATCTTCCTATTGGACTTGCGTCTGGTATGGGACTAAATGCATTTTTTGCTTTTACCGTTTGTGGTAAGTACGGTATTTCTTGGCCTGTAGCTTTAACAGCAGTTTTTGTAGAAGGGCTTATTTTTATAATTTTATCATTGTTCAGTGTTCGTGAAGCTGTAGTTAACGCTATACCTCGTAACATGAAACTAGCAGTAACTGGTGGTATAGGATTGTTTATTGCATTTATAGGTATGTTAAATTCAGGGCTTGTTGTACAGGATCAATCAACTACAGTTGCACTTGGTAGATTTACAACTCCATCAGTTGCAATAACCTGCCTTGGAATTTTAATAATAGTAATTTTAGAAAAGAAAAAAGTAAAGGGTGCAATGCTTTGGGGGATTTTAGGTGGTACTTTAGTTGCTTGGGCATATGCGCTTTATGATACACAAGGTGCTGCTGCATTTGGTATATATCTACCTAATGGAATTTTTAAATTTGAATCACTTACACCAATCGCTGGGAAAGTTGATTTCTCATTTCTTTCGAATAGCGCTAATATATTTACATTTATAGGAGTTGTTTTAACATTCTTATTTGTAGATTTTTTTGATACAGTAGGAACATTAGTAGGTGTTGCTACAAGAGCTAATCTTGTGGATAAAGAAGGCAAGGTTCCTAATGCTGGAAGAGCTCTACTCGTTGATGCAGTAGGAACTACTGGTGGAGCATTAATGGGAGTTTCAGCAATAACGGCTTACATAGAAAGTGCTACAGGGATCGAAGAAGGTGGCAGAACTGGATTTACTGCAATAGTGACAGGTGTGTTATTCTTACTAGCAATGTTTTTATCACCGATATTCATTGCAATTCCATCATGTGCGACTGCACCAGCGCTAATATATGTTGGTTACTTAATGATGGGTACTGTAAAAGAAATAGACTTTAGTGATATTACTGAAGCTGTTCCGGCCTTCTTGACAATAAGTATGATGCCATTTACATATTCAATCGGTGATGGCTTAATGATAGGTATATTATCATATGTAATAATAAATGTAATTTCTAATCTAATTTCTAAGGATAAAAAGAAAATATCAGCAGTAATGTATTTATTAGCAGTTATATTTGTCTTGAAATTAGTATTATAA
- a CDS encoding asparagine synthase: MRIKEGTIPTLIGSVVVAGTAALRANELRKHGMRRRDIVPMAETALLGFGLAHVVLGTIDMVQHHR, from the coding sequence ATGAGAATTAAAGAGGGAACAATTCCAACTCTTATTGGTAGTGTTGTTGTAGCTGGAACAGCAGCTTTAAGAGCAAACGAACTTAGAAAACATGGAATGAGAAGAAGAGACATAGTTCCAATGGCTGAAACTGCTTTATTAGGGTTTGGATTAGCACATGTAGTTTTAGGCACTATTGATATGGTTCAACATCATAGATAA
- a CDS encoding N-acetylmuramoyl-L-alanine amidase family protein, translated as MKKKRKRYKIRIERLAFSFSVISMLILLVLNGAISIFSSSKGKVNDTTLLVKSKQSFVVCIDPGHGAYDRGTESASGVFEKDIVLKVGLKVGQILENNNIKVVYTRKDDETILGSDDREDLKKRVQISHDNKADVFVSIHCNSYKDASIKGIELWCDEPNTKDELLAKDIQNELYKLKYTEKRNIKYQSNSPLYVLKNNDAISALVEIGYLTNKDDSKFITSKDGQAKCAEAIAKAILSFKESIKK; from the coding sequence ATGAAAAAGAAAAGAAAACGATATAAAATTAGGATTGAAAGACTAGCATTTTCATTTTCAGTAATTTCTATGCTTATATTATTAGTATTAAATGGTGCTATTTCAATATTTAGTTCTAGCAAGGGAAAAGTCAATGACACTACTTTGTTGGTCAAATCAAAACAAAGCTTTGTAGTCTGCATTGATCCTGGTCACGGAGCGTATGATAGAGGTACAGAAAGTGCCAGTGGAGTATTTGAAAAAGATATAGTACTAAAAGTCGGATTAAAGGTTGGACAAATTCTTGAGAATAATAATATAAAGGTAGTTTATACAAGAAAAGACGATGAAACAATATTAGGATCAGATGATAGAGAAGATCTAAAGAAACGTGTGCAAATATCCCATGATAATAAAGCCGACGTATTTGTCTCAATTCATTGTAACAGTTATAAGGATGCATCAATTAAAGGTATCGAGCTTTGGTGCGATGAACCAAATACAAAGGATGAATTATTAGCAAAGGATATTCAGAATGAGCTTTATAAATTGAAATATACTGAAAAACGCAATATAAAGTACCAAAGTAACTCTCCCCTATATGTACTGAAGAATAATGATGCGATTTCAGCTTTAGTTGAAATTGGATACTTAACTAATAAAGATGATAGTAAATTTATAACCTCAAAAGATGGACAAGCTAAGTGTGCAGAAGCAATAGCAAAAGCAATCCTGAGTTTCAAGGAAAGTATAAAAAAATAA
- the tpx gene encoding thiol peroxidase, which produces MKVKFKGNDVELKGKQLAVNETIADFTVTDTNLNSVNFKDIQGVKILLAVPSVDTPVCDLEVATFNDKVKELPNVTCVTISMDLPFAQARWCAAKGIENVKVFSDYKERNFADVSGTYIKELGLLTRAAFVIDSGNRIVYANYLEEVSNQVNFDEILQVAQNTK; this is translated from the coding sequence ATGAAGGTAAAGTTTAAAGGAAATGATGTTGAACTAAAAGGAAAACAACTTGCTGTTAATGAAACTATAGCAGATTTCACCGTAACAGATACAAATCTTAATTCAGTAAATTTTAAAGATATTCAAGGAGTGAAAATTTTGCTAGCAGTCCCATCCGTTGATACTCCAGTATGCGATTTAGAAGTTGCAACATTTAATGATAAGGTTAAAGAATTACCTAATGTAACTTGTGTTACTATATCAATGGATTTACCATTTGCTCAAGCAAGATGGTGTGCAGCAAAGGGAATTGAGAATGTCAAAGTATTCTCAGATTATAAAGAAAGAAATTTTGCAGATGTTAGTGGTACTTATATAAAGGAATTAGGTCTTTTAACAAGAGCTGCATTCGTAATAGATTCGGGGAATAGAATAGTATATGCAAACTATCTAGAAGAAGTATCAAATCAAGTAAATTTTGATGAAATATTGCAAGTTGCCCAAAATACAAAATAG
- a CDS encoding methyl-accepting chemotaxis protein yields the protein MKSSIRKKLMYSFGAVVASSIFIIVYMYLVIKGYVSKDNLDTIFIIATPIVLISMALASFLTYKISTNISVVTKVLNRTADFDFRVDQKAYDTLHKIRGNDEVNQMATSVSKMRSELRNLILAIIDSSNKVAIGSEDMNKIVEQNVCTIESITSAVNGIATASNELSSNTLNGTEKLEHLADDINNIGESTTLIKQYIDKTKQSNDTGIRNINQLVDTIKENEIVSDKVAVRINNLKEQSNHISSITNTINDIASQINLLALNASIESARAGESGRGFAVVANEIKKLATETEQSTKEIEVIISDFQSMISETEKYMTEASNTIHKTGQVSGETGKTFNSIKSDVDNMLDKVNLLIGNINKVNKNKDNVVSTIEEIAAVAEESAANTEEISASLQEQNANIEQVLNTSNHLNDIAKELNELTSKFKIS from the coding sequence ATGAAATCTTCTATCAGAAAAAAGCTTATGTATTCTTTTGGTGCTGTAGTGGCAAGCAGTATATTTATCATAGTCTACATGTATCTTGTTATAAAAGGATATGTAAGCAAGGACAACCTAGACACAATTTTCATAATTGCTACACCAATTGTTCTAATAAGTATGGCCTTGGCATCTTTTCTTACTTACAAAATCTCAACAAATATCTCAGTTGTAACAAAGGTACTTAATAGAACTGCTGATTTTGATTTTAGAGTGGATCAAAAGGCTTATGATACTTTGCACAAGATAAGAGGTAATGATGAAGTAAATCAAATGGCTACCTCAGTATCTAAAATGAGATCAGAACTTAGAAACTTAATTTTAGCAATAATTGATAGCTCAAATAAAGTTGCTATAGGTTCAGAGGATATGAACAAGATTGTTGAACAAAACGTTTGTACAATTGAATCAATAACTAGTGCAGTGAATGGAATAGCTACTGCATCAAACGAATTATCAAGTAATACCTTAAACGGTACAGAAAAACTAGAGCACTTAGCAGATGACATCAACAATATAGGAGAATCTACAACTTTAATAAAGCAGTATATAGATAAAACAAAACAATCTAACGATACTGGAATTAGGAATATAAATCAACTTGTAGATACTATTAAAGAAAATGAAATTGTATCTGATAAGGTTGCCGTTAGGATTAATAATTTAAAAGAACAATCAAATCATATAAGTAGTATTACCAACACAATAAATGATATAGCTAGTCAAATAAATCTATTAGCATTGAATGCATCAATAGAATCAGCAAGAGCTGGTGAATCAGGCAGGGGCTTTGCAGTAGTAGCAAATGAAATAAAGAAACTTGCAACTGAAACTGAACAATCCACAAAAGAAATAGAAGTTATTATAAGCGATTTTCAATCTATGATTTCTGAGACTGAAAAATATATGACTGAAGCATCAAATACGATACATAAGACTGGACAAGTTTCAGGTGAAACCGGTAAGACCTTTAATTCAATTAAAAGTGATGTCGACAATATGTTAGACAAGGTTAATCTACTAATCGGTAACATAAATAAAGTAAATAAGAACAAAGATAATGTTGTAAGTACCATTGAAGAAATAGCTGCAGTTGCTGAAGAATCAGCTGCAAATACAGAAGAAATTTCAGCCTCACTCCAGGAGCAAAATGCCAATATTGAACAAGTTCTTAATACGTCAAATCATTTGAATGACATTGCTAAAGAGTTAAATGAACTTACAAGTAAATTTAAAATTTCCTAA
- a CDS encoding DUF5658 family protein, whose product MFNFFKNYNLSIIKRKLLIIYLLNVTDIFFTLILVNSGYFYEGNTLMAVILNTPILAILCKTLIPATLIVFVYNRMKKATLNQLIYSNKIIVACILFYSFINLLHLIWLIMLKLYIK is encoded by the coding sequence ATGTTTAATTTTTTTAAAAACTACAACTTGTCAATTATAAAACGAAAGTTGTTAATTATATATCTTCTTAATGTAACTGATATATTCTTTACGCTTATATTGGTTAATAGCGGATACTTTTATGAAGGCAATACACTGATGGCTGTAATACTCAACACTCCAATTTTAGCTATTCTATGCAAGACATTAATTCCAGCCACTTTAATTGTTTTTGTATACAATAGAATGAAAAAAGCAACCTTAAATCAATTAATATATTCAAATAAAATAATAGTAGCTTGCATCCTTTTCTATTCATTTATAAACCTATTGCATCTAATATGGCTTATAATGTTAAAACTTTATATTAAATAA
- a CDS encoding alpha/beta-type small acid-soluble spore protein, translating into MARSNRTLVPEAKQALNRMKQESAKEVGVNLKEGYNGNLTSRENGSVGGNMVKKMIQSYEDGLK; encoded by the coding sequence ATGGCAAGAAGTAATAGAACTTTAGTTCCAGAAGCTAAGCAAGCATTAAATAGGATGAAACAAGAATCAGCAAAAGAAGTTGGTGTTAATCTAAAAGAAGGATATAATGGAAACCTTACATCTAGAGAAAATGGTTCTGTAGGTGGAAATATGGTTAAGAAAATGATACAAAGCTATGAAGATGGATTAAAATAG
- the pdxR gene encoding MocR-like pyridoxine biosynthesis transcription factor PdxR — MIFSSFDFNKKEPLYIQIEHHIKESINSGLLQKGSKLPSTREVSELLNISRSTVVTAYENLESNGVIKSLKGKGTFVSLELKNEDKAFNIKWDSKINNYANICESLDIIKTELPWEKGMISFKSIAPDETLFDTEEFKRSFLSTWSFQGDKLLNYGYAQGYKPLIEYLLMYMANKGVNTDGKDILITNGFTEAFDILINSLTEPGDKVICENPTHNTALKIMRAHELNIFGVEMTQEGMDLKKLEDKLINEKPKLGFIIPSYHNPTGIVMKGEHRKKVLNLFEKYAVPIIEDGFNEELLYSSSHVPPLASLCNKGNGVIYIGSLSKILFPGLRIGWVLADKKLISTLESVKRARNIHSSFLDQALLFNYMNNGAFNKYLKKVRKHYREKYNFTFSEVMNHIPNEFIMGEGGLHIFVKLKGISSRKVLEGCYKRGVVFTPGDIFYTDGSGDDTLRLGFSKVSLKDIEKGIRVIGEEIKKITLSIE; from the coding sequence TTGATTTTTTCGTCATTTGATTTTAATAAAAAAGAACCTTTATATATACAAATAGAACATCATATAAAAGAAAGTATAAATAGCGGCTTACTTCAAAAAGGGAGTAAGCTGCCTTCTACTAGGGAAGTTAGTGAACTATTAAATATAAGTCGAAGCACTGTTGTTACAGCATATGAAAATTTAGAAAGTAATGGTGTAATTAAAAGCTTGAAGGGAAAAGGAACCTTTGTATCTTTAGAGCTTAAGAATGAAGATAAAGCCTTTAATATAAAATGGGATTCAAAAATAAACAACTATGCCAATATCTGTGAAAGTTTAGATATAATAAAAACTGAATTGCCATGGGAAAAAGGTATGATTTCATTTAAAAGCATTGCACCAGATGAAACTTTATTTGATACAGAAGAATTTAAAAGGTCTTTTTTAAGTACTTGGTCTTTTCAAGGAGACAAATTGCTTAATTATGGTTACGCTCAAGGTTATAAACCACTTATTGAATATTTATTAATGTATATGGCTAATAAGGGAGTAAATACTGATGGGAAAGATATCTTAATAACCAATGGATTTACTGAAGCCTTTGACATACTTATAAACTCATTAACAGAGCCAGGCGATAAAGTAATATGCGAAAATCCAACTCATAATACAGCCTTAAAAATAATGAGAGCTCATGAACTTAATATTTTCGGAGTAGAAATGACACAAGAAGGGATGGATCTTAAGAAACTTGAGGATAAATTAATTAATGAAAAACCTAAGCTTGGTTTTATAATACCATCATACCACAATCCAACTGGGATAGTTATGAAAGGAGAACATAGAAAGAAAGTACTTAATTTATTTGAAAAATATGCTGTCCCTATAATTGAAGATGGGTTTAACGAAGAACTTTTGTATTCAAGTTCTCATGTTCCGCCTCTTGCAAGTTTATGCAATAAAGGGAATGGAGTTATATATATAGGAAGTCTTTCTAAAATACTTTTTCCAGGTCTAAGAATTGGATGGGTTTTAGCGGATAAGAAACTTATAAGTACGTTAGAAAGTGTGAAAAGGGCTAGAAATATACACAGTTCTTTTTTAGATCAAGCCCTTTTGTTCAATTATATGAATAATGGAGCATTTAACAAGTATCTAAAAAAGGTAAGAAAGCATTATAGAGAGAAATATAATTTTACCTTTTCGGAAGTGATGAATCATATACCTAATGAATTTATCATGGGAGAAGGAGGGCTTCATATATTTGTTAAGCTTAAAGGAATTAGTAGCAGAAAAGTACTTGAAGGTTGCTATAAACGAGGAGTAGTATTCACACCTGGTGATATTTTTTATACTGATGGCAGTGGAGATGATACATTAAGACTGGGTTTTTCTAAAGTAAGTTTAAAAGACATTGAAAAAGGTATAAGAGTAATAGGTGAGGAGATTAAGAAGATAACATTATCTATAGAATGA
- a CDS encoding YitT family protein has translation MRSKFASISFKVIFIIIGSILAAIGLEIFLIPNELVDGGVVGISIMVSHLTGLPLGVFTFLLNIPFFVLGYKHIGKTFTISTLFAVICLSLSVNFFHPIPGITHDTLLAAVFGGVIIGTGVGLIIRNGGSLDGTEIAAIILDKKLSFSIGEIVMFFNFFILGISGAIFGFDRAMYSLIAYFIAFKVIDVIVEGLDESKAVTIISDKHIDITEAIVDRLGRGVTLLDGKGGYKGIKTNVIYVVVSRLEIAKVKSIVQGFDENALITIGTVEVAGKRYKKKPIH, from the coding sequence ATGAGGAGTAAATTTGCAAGTATTTCTTTTAAAGTAATATTTATAATCATAGGATCAATATTGGCTGCAATAGGACTAGAAATATTTTTAATACCTAATGAATTGGTAGATGGTGGAGTAGTAGGTATCTCGATAATGGTAAGTCATTTGACTGGGCTACCTTTAGGAGTGTTTACATTTTTGCTAAATATACCGTTTTTTGTTTTAGGCTATAAGCATATTGGTAAGACATTTACAATTTCAACACTTTTTGCAGTAATATGCCTATCTTTAAGTGTTAACTTTTTTCACCCTATTCCGGGAATTACACATGATACATTGCTCGCAGCAGTATTCGGCGGTGTTATTATAGGCACAGGAGTGGGTTTGATAATTAGAAATGGTGGTTCATTAGATGGCACAGAAATAGCTGCAATAATATTGGATAAAAAGTTGAGTTTTTCTATCGGAGAGATTGTAATGTTTTTTAATTTCTTTATATTAGGAATTTCAGGAGCAATATTTGGTTTTGACAGAGCAATGTATTCATTAATAGCATACTTTATTGCATTCAAAGTAATAGATGTTATTGTAGAAGGGCTTGATGAATCAAAAGCTGTTACAATAATTTCGGATAAACATATAGATATTACAGAAGCTATTGTGGACAGGCTGGGGCGTGGAGTAACATTATTAGATGGTAAAGGTGGCTATAAAGGAATAAAAACAAATGTAATATATGTAGTGGTTTCAAGATTAGAGATTGCAAAAGTAAAAAGTATTGTACAAGGATTTGATGAAAACGCATTGATCACCATTGGAACTGTAGAAGTTGCTGGAAAAAGATATAAGAAAAAGCCTATTCATTAG